The Mytilus edulis chromosome 5, xbMytEdul2.2, whole genome shotgun sequence genomic interval AAATGTAAGGATAACGTGCAATGTATTCCAAGGGGAGGACTATGTAATGGATATGTCCATTGTGACGATCAATCTGACGAAGATCCTGATTTCTGCAGAGGTAATTACTAATTATGTTTAATGGTCATGATCCAGTGGTTGACGCTAAATGACCTGCTTAATTATTGAGTCATTTAGGAAAAAGGAGCAAAagatacaaaaaacatgataagATATGTATAAGAACAAGTAACGAAAGAATTTTACTTATTTACTTTTACTGCAATGAACCACGAACAGATCAATTAAAAATGTATGATACGTTTTTTATTGCAAAAGCAAACAGACGCCAggttattaaataaaataaggtaaaatcacataaaatactgaactttgaaAAGTATGAGGAAAAGTTATTGTTCttaaaaaaatttgttaaccTATATGAGAATCTATTTTCTATTATCCGAAACTTATTGAAACTTTAATAGATTGAAGGAAACCAgaaaatacatataacaatagcaatatacgataaaataaaatacaaatatgatcgAAACTCCCTAATGACTTTAACATCGAACAAGTGAacaattatttactttttaaaacgccttttctatttaaaaaaaagaaaatgcatctTTGTTATTGTTGACTATTTACTCAACGTTAACATTTTCATTTCGACAATTTTCATAGTAACCCCAGGGATGATTACATGTCATATATTTAATGTTCTTTGTGTAATATATGTTAATCAATTACAGATTTCAGCTGTCTAAGTGGgactgtaaaatgtaaaaataacataGAATGTGTCCATCAAGATTATTTATGCGATGGTTACACACAGTGTAATGATGAATCTGATGAAGATCAAGAAATGTGCAAAGGTACTTAATGATTAAATTCTTTAGaagtttttaatgattttaaacggaacttatcatatatatatatatatatttttctacttAAAGgtaagtaaaaaaataatgaatacgAATATAAGAACAAATAACATTACCTGTGTTAGAGACAAATCTcgtcaatgaatttaaaaaaagacaaatctTGTCAATTGATTTCAAAGGGACAAAGCTCGTCGATTACTTTTAAAGAGTCAAATCTTGTCAATCGATTTTAAAGAGACAAATCTCGTCAATTAATTTAAAACGAGACAAATCTCGTCAATCAATTTAAAAGAGACAAATCTCGTCATTCGGTTTAAAAAAGAGCCAAATTTCGTCAATCGATTAAAGGTGGAATCAAGGTCGCAATAAAAAAGTTACAGAATCTCATAACACCCAAAAGGAACCAGACCAGTTGCGTTGATAGGTTAATTATTTTCTGCTATGCATGGAGCACTCACtttgtcaaaatgtcacaatcaaGTATAGTACGACATCGGTGAAATTATAGATCAGACGACATTgctgatatataaaaataatgctgtgttatttctataattttatttctcaATGGAGCTTAAATTAACCATAGATATTTCTTTACAAGTCAGTAACCCGAAAAATAACTGAACATCAGtgctttcatgtttttttaatttgatgcatTTCGAAAGATGAATTACAGATTTCCAGTGTACCAGCGGTTTTATGAAATGTAGAAACAACTTGCAATGTTTTCGCACTAGGTTCCTTTGTGTGGCAACAGATAATGCCTTTTGTTTAGATGGGTCCGACAGTGACCCAGAGTTTTGTAGAGGTAATTCATATTTCATAGTATTCACAATTTACGATCATGTTTATGTTTTCTGTACACGTCTTTGTTATTGATCTTTAAAATTCGTCATCAAATGATCCATGAAATAATTGAATCTCCAATTGAATATGTCAATAACTTTTTATTACAGACAAACATAGATTGAAACTTGTAATATAAAAAGGACTTTCATGAAAGGTCTTACTGATGCTCAACAATGAGATTCTATTGGTAGTTCTAAGTACTCTGGAAGTAAATGATGCACTTTAAAAATTCTTAAACACGATAATATGAgatatttatgttgtttttttaaatataatgttaaTGTGCGGGAGCGGGAGAGAGAGAGACAATATATCAGTTATCAGTGAAGCTGGATTTAGATTCTGCTTATCTTACATAATGCATTGCTGTTGTTACAGCGAACGCACCGGAATGTCTTAAAGGGGAAGTAAGATGCAGGAATGGAGTACACTGTGTAAATCCTAGGTACCAATGTGATGGTCTTGAACATTGTCCAGACAACTCAGATGAAGACGTAAACATGTGTGCGGGTAATCCTTAACCTTTATTGTCGTAATtgaaactttcttttttaaacatatactaATAGTCCATATGTTTCCCAACGAATGGAAAGAACATTTTTGTTTGCCAATTTCAGTTCGCAATATAAGTGTCCACATGAATGATCAATGCAAAAGGTTGAAAGCAAAATAAAACGTAACATTATTGTGACATTGCATCACCAATGTCTTGCAAGCCATGTTTGATTAAAGTCAGCGGTAGATGATCGAAGTGCAAATGTTCAACACGACGGCAGCTACATATAGAGTAGAATCGACGTATCCTTTCGGAGGAACTAACATAATCCCCACGTTTTGGTTGGGTTTTTCTTGCACTtgcatgttgtgttttgtgtactgatatgtgtctatttttgttttcctttttagcATATCGTCGTCACTTTATTTTAGATATATGAGAATAATGACCCCCAGGTATCTTTCGCGACTCTTTAATAATCGCTTGAAGAAAAGCAAATCAAGATtccaattattgataatattgtCAATCTtcttatatattgattgattgattatttggtGGTGAATTCTATTCTGGACACCATTGTGCTATTTTGCTATTTTGGGACGATCAGTTTTAATTAGTGAAGGATGCAGGAATGCCACAAAATAACCAACGACTTTCGATAAGGGGAATCTATTTTGAGTGTGTGCTCTCTGGCAGAATGTAAAAACCAGAATTTGAATAAGTTAGATAAATTGCATTTCGAATAACCCGTGCCAAACTGCCACTGAACAGGAACATTATATCGAGTATTAAGAAAACTTCAACAATACCTTCAAAAATCGCCTCGTGTTAACGAAACCAATTTTGTACAGTCAACCTATTCTTCCCCCGCTGTAGAAAAATCCTTGTGTTTTTAACCCCAATGAAGAGCCACGTCCTTTCGAAAGTCATTTCATCTGGTCTACCAGGTTATTGTTGTATACAGGTTTGCACTGTTCTTTCAATTAATATGTACTTATTTCACACATTACCATATGTCTACAGATAactaatataattttcaaaacatgttCATATGAATTGAAAGAAATAAAGTGCTTTACCGGAatattttttgtaagaaaaaCTTTTATATTATCAAACCGAGTCGTCCTTCCACATATCTTTGTTTGAGCAAGTTTTGTGTTTGAAGCAAGCCAGGTTTATATAGTccgtatattgaaaaaaatgtgtgaCACATTAATCGAgatatttaaatatcaataaaataaatcaaaagagtagtaccagaatctatgacaaacgacacgattttaattttgaaatatttcccaacttattcgatattcaagagcttgcagtcCCTACTCAAGCTTTGTGAAACCTTGCCATTAAAGCAAATCAATTCTGTCTtggttgatttaaaatacatatataagtaagtAATGCATAtggttgtttttaatttcaaattgataGATGCTTTTATgcgcttctttgttaaatatttgtttgtattt includes:
- the LOC139524079 gene encoding very low-density lipoprotein receptor-like codes for the protein MTYLPLTIFVIGFCTNLSLSVAGNNCKNHGIKCKDNVQCIPRGGLCNGYVHCDDQSDEDPDFCRDFSCLSGTVKCKNNIECVHQDYLCDGYTQCNDESDEDQEMCKDFQCTSGFMKCRNNLQCFRTRFLCVATDNAFCLDGSDSDPEFCRANAPECLKGEVRCRNGVHCVNPRYQCDGLEHCPDNSDEDVNMCAEKFCGRFEVKCKDGIQCIFKSYLCDNDPDCYDGSDEENCNESKRSIYSFMDYHRAARGLKKSK